One segment of Aquimarina sp. BL5 DNA contains the following:
- the secY gene encoding preprotein translocase subunit SecY, translated as MKFIDTIKNIWKIEELKNRILVTLGLLLVYRFGAQVVLPGVDAAELANLGTQTQDGLLGLLNAFTGGAFANASVFALGIMPYISASIVVQLMGIAIPYLQKLQKEGESGRKKINQITRWLTIGITLVQGPGYIYNLFATLPPAAFSTEISQTVFVVSSVIILTTGCIFAMWLGEKITDKGIGNGISLLIMVGIIATLPQSFVQNFISRTSGEGGDIIMVLIELVIWFVIILASVLLVMAVRQIPVQYARRTASGGYEKNVFGSRQYIPLKLNASGVMPIIFAQAIMFIPAAVAGLSESETSQGIAAAFSDIFGLWYNLLFGLLIIIFTYFYTAITVPTNKMADDLKRSGGFIPGIRPGSETAEYLDKIMSQITLPGSIFLALIAVFPAIAVKLLNVQQGWALFFGGTSLLIMVGVAIDTMQQVNSYLLNRHYDGLMKTGKNRKAVA; from the coding sequence ATGAAATTTATTGATACAATAAAAAACATTTGGAAAATCGAAGAACTAAAGAATAGAATCTTAGTTACACTGGGATTACTTTTAGTATATCGATTTGGAGCGCAAGTTGTACTACCAGGAGTAGATGCGGCAGAGTTAGCTAATTTGGGTACTCAGACTCAAGATGGTTTACTAGGATTACTTAATGCCTTTACAGGAGGAGCGTTCGCAAACGCTTCAGTATTTGCTTTAGGAATCATGCCTTATATATCCGCTTCGATTGTTGTGCAATTGATGGGAATAGCTATTCCATATCTTCAAAAATTACAAAAAGAAGGGGAGAGCGGAAGAAAGAAAATTAATCAAATTACAAGGTGGTTGACTATTGGAATTACATTAGTTCAAGGGCCGGGGTATATTTATAATTTATTTGCAACACTTCCTCCTGCTGCTTTTAGTACAGAGATCAGTCAAACTGTTTTCGTTGTATCATCTGTAATCATCTTAACTACTGGCTGTATTTTTGCTATGTGGTTAGGTGAAAAAATTACTGATAAAGGTATAGGTAATGGTATTTCATTATTAATTATGGTGGGTATCATTGCTACATTGCCACAGTCATTTGTTCAGAATTTTATTTCTAGAACTTCTGGAGAAGGTGGAGATATTATTATGGTATTGATTGAATTAGTGATATGGTTTGTGATCATTTTAGCATCGGTGTTATTGGTAATGGCTGTGCGTCAGATACCAGTTCAATATGCTAGAAGAACTGCTAGCGGAGGATATGAAAAGAATGTTTTCGGATCACGTCAGTACATTCCTTTAAAGCTTAATGCTTCAGGTGTAATGCCAATTATCTTTGCTCAAGCGATTATGTTTATTCCAGCTGCGGTTGCGGGTCTTTCGGAGTCGGAAACTTCACAAGGAATAGCAGCTGCATTTAGTGATATTTTTGGACTATGGTATAATTTATTATTTGGATTATTGATCATTATATTCACTTACTTCTATACAGCCATAACGGTTCCAACCAATAAGATGGCAGATGATTTAAAGCGAAGCGGTGGTTTTATTCCTGGAATTAGACCTGGTAGTGAAACTGCAGAGTATTTGGATAAAATAATGTCACAAATAACCTTGCCGGGATCTATATTCTTAGCGTTGATTGCAGTTTTTCCAGCAATTGCTGTAAAACTTTTAAATGTACAACAAGGTTGGGCACTGTTTTTTGGAGGAACGTCACTACTTATTATGGTAGGTGTAGCGATCGATACAATGCAGCAAGTCAATTCATATCTATTGAATAGACATTACGATGGATTAATGAAAACTGGTAAAAACCGTAAAGCAGTAGCATAA
- the infA gene encoding translation initiation factor IF-1, with amino-acid sequence MAKQPAIEQDGSIIEALSNAMFRVELENGHVVTAHISGKMRMHYIKLLPGDKVKLEMSPYDLSKARITYRY; translated from the coding sequence ATGGCAAAACAACCAGCAATAGAACAGGATGGAAGTATAATCGAAGCATTGTCTAATGCAATGTTCCGAGTAGAGCTAGAAAACGGTCACGTAGTGACAGCTCATATCTCAGGTAAAATGCGTATGCATTATATAAAATTACTACCTGGAGATAAGGTTAAGTTAGAAATGAGTCCTTATGATTTGTCAAAGGCTCGTATAACATACAGATACTAA
- the ykgO gene encoding type B 50S ribosomal protein L36: MKVRASIKKRSAECKIVRRKGRLYVINKKNPRFKQRQG; the protein is encoded by the coding sequence ATGAAAGTTAGAGCATCAATAAAAAAGAGAAGTGCCGAGTGCAAGATTGTGCGTAGAAAAGGCCGTCTTTACGTAATTAATAAAAAGAATCCTAGATTTAAACAAAGACAAGGGTAA
- the rpsM gene encoding 30S ribosomal protein S13 has translation MARIAGVDIPKQKRGVIALTYIFGIGRSRAKEILAAAKVDESIKVSDWDDDQIGRIREAVGTFTIEGELRSEVQLNIKRLMDIGCYRGIRHRAGLPLRGQRTKNNSRTRKGRRKTVANKKKATK, from the coding sequence ATGGCAAGAATTGCAGGGGTAGATATACCTAAACAAAAGCGAGGAGTTATAGCATTAACCTATATCTTCGGAATTGGTAGAAGTAGAGCTAAAGAAATTTTAGCGGCTGCCAAAGTAGATGAGAGTATTAAAGTTTCTGACTGGGATGATGATCAAATTGGTCGTATACGTGAAGCTGTAGGAACCTTTACTATCGAAGGAGAATTACGTTCTGAAGTACAGTTAAATATCAAGCGTCTTATGGATATAGGATGTTATAGAGGTATTCGTCACAGAGCTGGTTTACCACTTAGAGGACAACGTACTAAGAATAACTCTAGAACACGTAAAGGAAGAAGAAAAACAGTTGCTAATAAGAAAAAAGCGACTAAATAA
- the rpsK gene encoding 30S ribosomal protein S11, protein MAKSTSKKRKVIVESVGEAHVTASFNNIIVSLTNKKGDVISWSSAGKMGFRGSKKNTPYAAQLAAEDASKVAIEAGLKKVKVYVKGPGNGRESAIRSLHNSGIEVSEIIDVTPMPHNGCRPPKRRRV, encoded by the coding sequence ATGGCAAAGTCAACTTCAAAAAAACGTAAAGTAATTGTTGAATCAGTAGGGGAAGCGCACGTAACAGCTTCTTTTAACAACATTATTGTATCGTTAACAAATAAAAAAGGAGACGTTATTTCTTGGTCTTCAGCTGGAAAAATGGGATTCAGAGGTTCTAAAAAGAACACTCCATATGCTGCTCAATTAGCCGCAGAAGATGCTTCTAAGGTAGCAATCGAAGCTGGATTAAAGAAAGTAAAGGTTTATGTTAAAGGACCTGGAAATGGTAGAGAATCTGCGATAAGATCTCTTCACAATTCAGGAATTGAAGTTTCAGAAATTATTGATGTAACTCCAATGCCACATAACGGATGTCGTCCTCCAAAAAGACGTAGAGTATAA
- the rpsD gene encoding 30S ribosomal protein S4 — protein MARYTGPKTKIARKFGEAIFGDDKSFEKRNYPPGQHGNNRRRGKKSEYAIQLMEKQKAKYTYGVLERQFRNMFEKATRSQGITGEVLLQLCESRLDNVAFRMGLANSRRGARQLVSHRHITVNGELVNIPSYQLKPGDVVGVREKSKSLEVILNSLANNSKVYEWITFNNDTKQGTFVSVPARIQIPENINEQFIVELYSK, from the coding sequence ATGGCAAGATATACTGGTCCAAAAACTAAAATCGCTCGTAAGTTTGGTGAAGCGATATTCGGAGACGATAAGTCTTTCGAGAAAAGAAATTATCCTCCTGGTCAGCACGGTAATAACAGACGTAGAGGTAAAAAGAGTGAATATGCTATCCAGTTAATGGAAAAGCAAAAAGCTAAATATACGTATGGTGTTCTAGAGCGTCAATTCCGTAATATGTTCGAAAAAGCAACAAGATCACAAGGTATTACCGGTGAGGTTTTACTTCAATTATGTGAATCGCGTTTAGATAATGTAGCTTTTAGAATGGGATTAGCAAATTCTCGTAGAGGTGCTAGACAACTAGTATCACATAGACATATCACTGTAAATGGAGAATTAGTAAATATTCCATCTTACCAGCTAAAGCCTGGAGATGTTGTAGGGGTAAGAGAGAAATCAAAGTCATTAGAAGTTATTCTTAATTCTCTTGCTAATAATAGCAAGGTATACGAATGGATTACTTTTAATAATGACACAAAACAAGGTACTTTCGTATCTGTTCCGGCAAGAATTCAAATTCCGGAAAACATCAACGAACAATTCATCGTCGAATTATATTCGAAGTAA
- a CDS encoding DNA-directed RNA polymerase subunit alpha has translation MAILNFQKPDKVIMIDSSEFDGKFEFRPLEPGYGLTVGNALRRVLLSSLEGFAITSLRIEGVDHEFSTISGVVEDVTEIILNLKQVRFKRQIEDIDNESVTISISGQEQLTAGDFQKFISGFQVLNPDLVICNMDKKVALNLEITIEKGRGYVPAEENKKANAPIGTIFTDSIYTPIKNVKYSIENYRVEQKTDYEKLVFEIVTDGSIHPKDALTEAAKILIHHFMLFSDERITLEADEIAQTETYDEESLHMRQLLKTKLIDMDLSVRALNCLKAAEVDTLGDLVSYNKNDLMKFRNFGKKSLTELEELVNVKGLNFGMDLSKYKLDKD, from the coding sequence ATGGCAATATTAAATTTTCAGAAGCCCGATAAAGTTATCATGATCGACTCTAGTGAGTTTGATGGTAAATTCGAATTTAGACCATTAGAACCAGGGTACGGATTAACAGTTGGTAACGCTTTGCGAAGAGTTTTGCTATCTTCTTTAGAGGGATTCGCTATAACTTCATTAAGGATTGAAGGAGTAGATCACGAGTTTTCTACTATTTCTGGAGTTGTAGAAGATGTAACAGAAATTATTCTAAATCTTAAGCAAGTACGTTTTAAGCGTCAGATTGAGGATATCGATAACGAATCTGTTACAATTTCGATTTCTGGTCAAGAGCAATTAACTGCAGGAGATTTCCAGAAATTTATTTCAGGTTTCCAAGTTCTTAACCCAGATTTAGTTATCTGTAATATGGATAAGAAAGTAGCGCTTAACCTTGAGATTACTATCGAAAAGGGTAGAGGTTATGTTCCAGCTGAAGAAAACAAGAAGGCTAATGCTCCGATAGGTACAATTTTTACAGATTCCATCTATACTCCGATTAAGAATGTTAAGTATAGTATTGAGAATTACCGTGTAGAGCAAAAAACGGATTACGAAAAATTAGTTTTCGAAATTGTTACTGATGGATCAATACATCCTAAAGATGCGTTGACTGAAGCGGCAAAAATCTTGATTCACCACTTTATGCTATTCTCTGATGAGCGTATTACATTAGAAGCTGATGAGATTGCTCAGACTGAAACATATGATGAGGAGTCATTACATATGAGACAGTTATTGAAAACTAAGTTAATCGATATGGATCTTTCTGTAAGAGCTCTTAACTGTTTGAAAGCTGCAGAAGTAGATACATTAGGTGATTTAGTATCTTATAACAAAAATGACTTGATGAAGTTCCGTAACTTTGGTAAGAAGTCTTTAACAGAGCTTGAAGAGCTTGTAAATGTTAAAGGTCTTAATTTTGGTATGGATCTTTCTAAATATAAATTAGATAAAGACTAA
- the rplQ gene encoding 50S ribosomal protein L17, with protein sequence MRHGKKVNHLGRKTAHRKAMLANMACSLIEHKRINTTVAKAKALKQFVEPLVTKSKEDTTHNRRIVFSKLRNKYAVAELFRDVAAKVGDRPGGYTRIIKLGNRLGDNADMAMIELVDYNELYNAGKPAKKKSTRRGRTKKTETAPVVETPSSEEE encoded by the coding sequence ATGAGACACGGAAAAAAAGTAAACCATTTAGGTAGAAAAACAGCGCATCGTAAAGCTATGCTTGCTAATATGGCTTGTTCTCTTATAGAGCATAAGAGAATAAATACTACAGTTGCAAAAGCTAAAGCGCTTAAGCAGTTTGTAGAACCATTAGTAACTAAGTCTAAAGAAGATACTACACACAATCGTCGTATCGTATTTAGTAAATTACGTAACAAGTATGCAGTAGCAGAATTGTTTAGAGATGTAGCTGCTAAAGTTGGTGATAGACCAGGCGGATATACCAGAATTATTAAATTAGGTAATCGTCTTGGAGATAATGCTGATATGGCAATGATAGAGTTAGTTGATTACAATGAGCTTTATAATGCAGGTAAGCCAGCTAAAAAGAAATCTACTCGAAGAGGTAGAACTAAGAAAACTGAAACTGCACCAGTAGTTGAAACTCCTAGTTCTGAAGAAGAATAA
- the carA gene encoding glutamine-hydrolyzing carbamoyl-phosphate synthase small subunit codes for MKYQSRKKAIVLLADGTIFYGKAVGKEGTAFGEVCFNTGMTGYQEIFTDPSYFGQLMVTTNAHIGNYGTNDEEVESDSIKISGLIVKNFSYEFSRDLADRSLQEFLEKHNLLAVSDVDTRALVSYIRDNGAMNALISTEIEDIDSLKKQLAAVPDMNGLELASKVSTKKPYFVGDPNATYKISALDIGIKKNILRNLSKRDAYIKVFPYDTTFEEMSEWAPDGYFLSNGPGDPEPLSQAIETAREIIKRDLPLFGICLGHQVIALANGISTYKMHHGHRGINHPVKNLITGKGEITSQNHGFAINREETENNPDVEITHVHLNDHTVAGIKMKNKNCFSVQYHPEASPGPNDSIYLFDQFINNIKKAKVEA; via the coding sequence ATGAAATATCAATCTCGAAAAAAAGCAATTGTCTTATTAGCAGACGGAACTATTTTTTACGGAAAAGCTGTCGGAAAAGAGGGTACGGCATTCGGCGAAGTATGTTTTAATACAGGAATGACAGGATATCAGGAGATTTTTACAGATCCTTCTTATTTCGGGCAGTTAATGGTTACTACCAATGCTCATATTGGAAATTATGGAACTAATGATGAAGAAGTAGAATCAGATTCGATTAAAATTTCAGGTTTGATTGTTAAAAATTTCAGTTATGAATTCTCTAGAGATCTTGCGGATCGTTCTCTGCAAGAATTTTTGGAAAAGCATAATTTGTTAGCAGTGTCAGATGTAGATACACGTGCTTTGGTTAGCTATATAAGAGATAATGGCGCAATGAATGCCTTAATTTCCACAGAAATAGAGGATATTGATTCATTAAAAAAACAATTAGCAGCAGTTCCTGATATGAATGGATTAGAGTTGGCGTCTAAGGTTTCAACTAAAAAACCTTATTTTGTTGGTGATCCTAATGCGACTTATAAGATTTCTGCTTTGGATATTGGGATAAAAAAGAATATACTTCGTAATCTTTCAAAAAGGGATGCCTATATTAAGGTTTTTCCTTATGATACAACTTTCGAGGAAATGAGTGAATGGGCTCCTGATGGATATTTTCTTTCTAATGGACCAGGTGATCCAGAGCCATTATCGCAGGCTATTGAAACGGCTAGAGAAATCATCAAAAGAGATTTGCCATTATTTGGAATTTGTTTAGGGCATCAAGTAATTGCTTTAGCTAATGGTATCAGTACATATAAAATGCATCATGGTCATAGAGGTATCAATCACCCGGTAAAAAATCTAATTACAGGAAAAGGAGAAATAACATCTCAGAATCATGGTTTTGCAATCAACAGAGAAGAAACAGAAAATAATCCTGATGTAGAGATAACTCATGTGCATCTAAATGATCATACAGTAGCTGGAATTAAAATGAAAAACAAAAATTGTTTTTCGGTACAATATCATCCAGAAGCTAGCCCTGGTCCAAATGACTCAATCTATTTATTTGATCAGTTTATTAATAACATTAAAAAAGCAAAGGTAGAAGCTTAA
- the eno gene encoding phosphopyruvate hydratase, translated as MSVIINIHARQILDSRGNPTVEVDVITENGVLGRAAVPSGASTGEHEAVELRDGGSDYMGKGVKKAVENVNTIIAEELLGYSVFDQNLLDQTMIELDGTPNKSKLGANAILGVSLAAAKAAANELNMPLYRYVGGVSANTLPVPMMNIINGGSHSDAPIAFQEFMVMPVKAKDFTHAMQMGMEIFHNLKKVLHDRGLSTAVGDEGGFAPTLDGTEDALDSIALAVEKAGYKFGDEVMVALDCAAAEFFVDGKYDYTKFEGKTGVIRTSEEQADYLAELASKYPIVSIEDGMDENDWDGWKYLTDKVGDKVQLVGDDLFVTNVERLSRGIENGIANSILIKVNQIGTLTETIAAVNMAHNAGYTSVMSHRSGETEDNTIADLAVALNTGQIKTGSASRSDRMAKYNQLLRIEEELGVVAYYPKEKAFKVKK; from the coding sequence ATGAGTGTAATTATAAATATTCACGCCAGACAAATTTTAGATTCACGTGGTAACCCTACAGTAGAAGTAGACGTGATTACCGAAAATGGTGTTTTAGGTAGAGCTGCGGTTCCTTCTGGAGCTTCAACAGGAGAACATGAAGCTGTGGAGCTAAGAGATGGTGGAAGTGATTATATGGGTAAAGGGGTTAAAAAGGCCGTAGAAAATGTAAATACTATAATCGCTGAAGAATTATTGGGATATTCTGTATTTGACCAAAATTTATTGGATCAAACGATGATCGAATTAGATGGAACTCCTAACAAATCTAAATTAGGAGCAAATGCAATCTTAGGTGTTTCTTTAGCAGCTGCAAAAGCTGCTGCAAACGAACTTAATATGCCTCTATATCGTTATGTAGGTGGAGTTAGTGCAAATACATTGCCTGTTCCGATGATGAATATCATTAACGGAGGATCTCATAGTGATGCGCCAATTGCATTTCAAGAATTTATGGTGATGCCAGTAAAGGCAAAAGATTTCACTCATGCAATGCAAATGGGAATGGAAATTTTCCATAATTTAAAGAAAGTACTTCACGACAGAGGATTAAGTACTGCTGTAGGAGATGAAGGTGGTTTTGCACCTACATTAGACGGAACAGAAGATGCTTTGGATTCGATTGCGTTAGCTGTTGAGAAAGCAGGATATAAGTTTGGAGACGAAGTAATGGTTGCTTTAGATTGTGCTGCTGCTGAGTTTTTTGTTGATGGAAAGTATGATTACACTAAATTTGAAGGAAAAACAGGTGTAATAAGAACGAGCGAGGAACAAGCTGATTATCTTGCAGAATTAGCTTCTAAGTACCCAATTGTTTCAATAGAAGATGGTATGGATGAAAATGACTGGGATGGTTGGAAATATTTAACAGACAAAGTTGGAGATAAAGTGCAATTGGTTGGAGATGATTTATTTGTTACAAATGTAGAAAGGTTATCAAGAGGAATTGAAAACGGCATAGCTAATTCAATCTTAATTAAGGTAAACCAAATAGGAACGCTTACAGAAACAATCGCAGCAGTAAATATGGCACATAATGCTGGATATACCTCTGTAATGTCTCACCGATCTGGCGAAACTGAAGATAATACTATTGCTGATCTAGCCGTGGCTTTAAATACTGGGCAAATTAAAACAGGTTCAGCATCACGTAGTGATAGAATGGCAAAGTATAATCAATTACTTCGCATAGAAGAAGAACTTGGTGTGGTAGCTTATTATCCTAAGGAAAAAGCATTTAAAGTTAAAAAATAA
- a CDS encoding citrate synthase, which translates to MSKKATLEIDGNKYEFPIIEGTEKELGIDIKTLRGVTGGVTTIDPGYKNTGSCESAITFLDGEKGILRYRGYSIEELAEKADFLEVAYLLIFGELPTAEQLNKFGKDIKEESHVDEDMKKILDGFPKSAHPMGVLSSLTSALIAFNPGSVDVDSEEEMYGAIVKILAKFPVLAAWTMRKRKSLPLDYGDNALGYVENLHKMMFSRPNKTYEANKIVNDALDKLLILHADHEQNCSTSTVRIVGSSHAGLFASLSAGISALWGPLHGGANQAVIEMLEAIKEDGGDTAKYIAKAKDKEDSFRLMGFGHRVYKNFDPRAKIIKVAAEEVLADLGIEDPVLDIAKGLAKVALEDEYFVKRKLYPNVDFYSGIIYRALGIPTEMFTVMFALGRLPGWIAQWREMRLRKEPIGRPRQIYTGETYRAFKSVSER; encoded by the coding sequence ATGTCAAAAAAAGCTACTTTAGAAATAGACGGTAACAAATATGAGTTCCCAATAATAGAAGGAACTGAAAAAGAATTAGGAATTGATATCAAAACTCTGAGAGGTGTCACAGGAGGCGTAACTACTATAGATCCTGGATATAAAAATACAGGGAGTTGTGAGAGTGCGATTACTTTTCTTGATGGAGAAAAAGGAATTCTAAGATACCGAGGATATTCTATAGAAGAGCTAGCTGAGAAAGCCGATTTTTTAGAAGTAGCTTATTTATTAATTTTTGGAGAGTTACCAACAGCTGAGCAGCTCAATAAATTTGGCAAAGACATCAAGGAAGAGTCTCATGTAGATGAAGACATGAAAAAAATTCTTGATGGATTTCCAAAAAGTGCTCACCCTATGGGAGTTCTTTCATCTTTAACAAGTGCACTGATAGCCTTTAATCCAGGATCTGTAGATGTTGATTCTGAGGAAGAGATGTATGGTGCTATTGTTAAAATTTTAGCCAAGTTTCCTGTATTAGCAGCTTGGACAATGAGAAAAAGAAAAAGTCTTCCGTTAGATTATGGAGATAATGCTTTAGGGTATGTTGAGAACTTGCATAAAATGATGTTTTCTAGGCCTAATAAAACATATGAAGCTAATAAGATTGTTAACGATGCTTTAGATAAATTGCTAATCCTACACGCAGATCACGAGCAGAATTGTTCTACTTCAACTGTTAGAATTGTAGGATCGTCTCATGCAGGATTGTTTGCTTCTTTATCAGCAGGAATTTCTGCTCTTTGGGGACCGTTACACGGAGGAGCAAATCAAGCAGTTATCGAGATGCTCGAAGCAATCAAAGAAGATGGAGGTGATACAGCAAAATATATTGCTAAGGCTAAAGACAAAGAAGATTCTTTCCGACTAATGGGGTTTGGACATAGAGTATACAAAAACTTTGATCCAAGAGCAAAAATTATAAAAGTAGCTGCGGAAGAGGTACTGGCCGATCTAGGAATAGAAGACCCTGTTCTTGATATTGCTAAAGGTCTTGCAAAAGTAGCTTTAGAAGATGAATATTTCGTAAAAAGAAAATTATATCCGAATGTGGATTTCTATTCCGGAATTATATATAGAGCCTTAGGGATACCGACTGAAATGTTCACGGTTATGTTCGCGTTAGGAAGATTACCCGGTTGGATTGCACAATGGAGAGAAATGCGCCTTCGTAAAGAACCAATAGGAAGACCAAGACAAATATATACTGGAGAAACATACAGAGCTTTTAAATCAGTTTCCGAAAGATAA
- a CDS encoding dimethylarginine dimethylaminohydrolase family protein encodes MKLNIQNETSRLRAVVLGTAISNGAVPKIEEAYDPKSIEHIKAGTYPKESDMVSEMEAVAKVFAKYDVKVFRPEVIQDYNQIFARDIGLVIDDAFIKSNILPDREKEIKAIQYVIDQIHPDKVYKAPSDDIHFEGGDIMIHNDHVFIGTYKGEDYSDCIVARTNMKGVEYIKSLFPNKIVKEFDLNKSMDDPRDNALHLDCCFQPVGKNKAIIHKEGFRNVNDYKYLVDFFGNENLFHINKDEMYYMNSNIFSISEDIVISEKGFTRLNTWLRSLNITVEEVPYSEIAKQEGLLRCSTMPLIRD; translated from the coding sequence TTGAAACTAAATATTCAAAATGAAACTTCAAGACTTAGAGCAGTCGTTTTAGGGACGGCCATAAGTAATGGTGCTGTTCCAAAAATTGAAGAAGCTTACGACCCTAAATCTATAGAGCATATTAAAGCGGGGACATATCCCAAAGAGTCTGATATGGTTTCAGAGATGGAAGCTGTAGCCAAGGTTTTTGCAAAATACGATGTAAAAGTATTTAGACCTGAAGTAATACAGGACTATAATCAAATTTTTGCTAGAGATATTGGGTTAGTAATAGATGATGCATTTATAAAATCAAATATACTCCCAGATCGAGAAAAAGAGATTAAGGCAATTCAATATGTAATTGATCAAATTCATCCAGACAAGGTCTATAAAGCCCCATCAGATGATATTCATTTTGAAGGTGGTGATATTATGATCCATAATGATCACGTTTTTATAGGTACTTATAAAGGAGAAGATTATAGTGATTGCATTGTAGCAAGAACAAACATGAAAGGGGTAGAATATATTAAGTCGCTTTTTCCCAACAAAATAGTGAAAGAGTTTGATCTTAATAAATCAATGGACGACCCAAGAGATAATGCTTTACATTTAGATTGTTGTTTTCAACCTGTTGGTAAGAATAAAGCTATAATTCATAAAGAAGGATTCAGAAATGTAAACGATTATAAATATTTAGTTGACTTTTTTGGAAATGAAAATTTATTTCATATCAATAAAGATGAAATGTATTATATGAACTCTAATATATTTTCTATATCAGAAGATATAGTGATTTCGGAGAAAGGTTTTACTAGATTAAATACGTGGCTACGTAGCTTAAATATAACTGTAGAAGAGGTTCCTTATTCAGAAATAGCAAAACAAGAAGGTCTTTTACGTTGTTCTACTATGCCATTGATAAGAGATTAG
- the ctlX gene encoding citrulline utilization hydrolase CtlX produces MKQITNTIVMIRPVKFRMNEETAVNNYYQDTTDNNSKEDVNIIAQKEFDSFVEKLKSVGVNVIVIDDKPENDTPDSIFPNNWVSFHENGDVGLYPMFAVNRRRERRPEVLDMIEDAGFEIKNVIDYTTAEEDDVFLEGTGSLVLDRFHRKAYCALSPRADEQLLIEFCEDFEYTPVIFTAYQTVKGERLAIYHTNVMMGVGETFAVVCLDCVDDKKERKSLVNHLKNDGKEIIAITEAQVNNFAGNMLQVVGADEKQYLVMSSAAYNSLSKDQVSKIEKHCDILHSNLETIERLGGGSARCMMAEVFLPKR; encoded by the coding sequence ATGAAACAAATCACAAATACCATAGTAATGATTCGTCCAGTTAAATTTAGGATGAATGAGGAAACAGCGGTTAACAACTACTATCAGGATACTACTGATAATAATAGTAAGGAAGACGTCAATATAATAGCACAAAAAGAATTTGATAGTTTTGTCGAAAAACTAAAATCAGTAGGTGTGAATGTTATTGTAATAGATGATAAGCCAGAAAATGATACACCAGATTCTATTTTCCCAAATAACTGGGTTTCTTTTCACGAAAATGGAGATGTAGGTTTATATCCTATGTTTGCTGTTAATAGAAGAAGGGAACGTCGTCCGGAAGTATTAGATATGATTGAAGACGCTGGATTTGAAATAAAAAATGTAATAGACTATACCACAGCGGAGGAAGATGATGTTTTTCTTGAAGGTACAGGAAGTTTAGTTTTAGATAGATTTCATAGAAAAGCGTACTGCGCACTTTCGCCACGAGCAGATGAACAATTGCTTATTGAGTTCTGTGAAGATTTTGAATATACTCCAGTAATTTTCACAGCATATCAAACGGTGAAAGGTGAGCGATTGGCAATTTATCATACTAATGTTATGATGGGAGTCGGTGAGACTTTTGCTGTAGTGTGTTTAGATTGTGTAGATGATAAAAAAGAACGAAAAAGCTTAGTAAATCACCTAAAGAATGACGGTAAAGAAATAATTGCTATAACTGAAGCTCAGGTAAATAACTTCGCTGGGAATATGTTACAAGTAGTTGGTGCTGATGAAAAACAATATTTAGTAATGTCTTCTGCAGCATATAATAGTTTGTCAAAAGATCAAGTCTCTAAAATAGAGAAGCATTGTGATATTCTGCATAGCAATCTTGAAACAATTGAAAGATTAGGCGGTGGGAGTGCCCGTTGTATGATGGCGGAAGTTTTTCTCCCTAAAAGATAA